In Nostoc sp. GT001, a genomic segment contains:
- a CDS encoding Uma2 family endonuclease, whose translation MTATLPVSVESEIFYPSADGQPVAETYDHLYALLTTLEVLKQYLANRQATVLGNQFLYYAQGFPKLRVAPDVMVIFDVAPGGRDNYKIWEEGQVPTVIFEMTSFGTKGQDEIFKKTLYEQLGVKEYWLFDPKGEWVEQQLRGYRLRGEIYEPIEDGRSEPLLLRLVIEGRLIGFYREDTGEKLLIPNELAEALGQEVLARQQAEELVEQERQRAEQERQRAEQERQRAEQAELQIEQLKARLRSLNVDPDTIQ comes from the coding sequence ATGACGGCTACTTTACCTGTTAGTGTCGAATCAGAAATATTTTACCCCAGTGCTGATGGTCAACCAGTGGCAGAAACCTACGACCACCTTTATGCCTTACTAACTACCTTAGAAGTCCTGAAACAGTATTTGGCAAATCGTCAGGCAACAGTATTAGGAAATCAATTCCTTTACTATGCACAGGGCTTTCCTAAGTTGCGGGTAGCCCCAGATGTGATGGTGATTTTTGATGTTGCACCTGGCGGTCGGGACAACTATAAAATCTGGGAAGAAGGTCAAGTACCCACAGTTATTTTTGAAATGACATCTTTTGGGACTAAGGGACAAGACGAAATCTTCAAAAAGACCCTCTATGAGCAGTTGGGTGTCAAGGAATACTGGCTATTTGATCCTAAAGGCGAGTGGGTGGAACAACAGCTACGTGGTTATCGTCTGCGGGGAGAAATCTACGAACCTATAGAAGATGGACGCAGTGAACCATTACTACTGCGTTTGGTGATTGAGGGAAGGCTAATTGGGTTTTATCGAGAAGATACTGGGGAAAAATTACTCATCCCTAATGAACTGGCAGAGGCTTTGGGGCAGGAAGTTTTAGCAAGGCAGCAGGCAGAAGAACTGGTAGAACAAGAACGCCAACGAGCAGAACAAGAACGCCAACGAGCAGAACAGGAACGCCAACGAGCAGAACAAGCAGAATTGCAGATAGAACAGTTAAAGGCAAGGTTGCGATCGCTCAATGTAGACCCCGATACTATTCAGTAA
- a CDS encoding HAD family hydrolase, which translates to MSRDLSLPPLSEVSSICLSNIRLIATDMDGTLTRRGKFTPALLQALEDLAAADIKVLIVTGRSAGWVSGLSSLMPVAGAMAENGGLYFPPGNHKPVVLTPIPDLVKHRQQLATTFENLRTKFPQIQESADNRFRITDWTFDVAGLLQDELQTLDSLCQHMGWGFTYSNVQCHIKPQGQDKAVGLLQVLREYLPQYSSEQIVTVGDSPNDESLFDQRYFPISIGVANVLEYINQLKYHPAYITSAAEGEGFCELSSYILKSLHISS; encoded by the coding sequence ATGTCCAGAGATTTGAGCCTCCCTCCCCTATCAGAGGTTTCATCTATTTGCCTGAGCAATATTCGTCTGATAGCCACAGATATGGATGGCACCCTGACTAGACGAGGAAAATTTACTCCCGCACTGCTGCAAGCTTTAGAGGATTTAGCCGCAGCTGACATTAAAGTGCTAATTGTCACCGGACGTTCGGCTGGGTGGGTAAGTGGATTGAGTAGCTTGATGCCAGTAGCAGGTGCAATGGCAGAAAATGGCGGTTTGTACTTTCCACCGGGGAACCATAAACCAGTAGTTTTAACACCCATTCCCGATTTAGTTAAACATCGCCAGCAGTTAGCTACAACTTTTGAGAATTTACGAACTAAATTTCCCCAAATCCAAGAATCTGCTGATAATCGCTTTCGCATCACCGACTGGACTTTTGATGTAGCTGGTTTGCTTCAAGATGAACTACAAACCCTAGATAGTCTTTGTCAACATATGGGTTGGGGATTTACCTATAGCAATGTGCAGTGTCACATTAAACCCCAAGGACAAGATAAAGCTGTGGGATTGTTGCAAGTATTGCGCGAATATTTGCCCCAGTACTCATCAGAACAAATTGTCACTGTTGGCGATAGTCCCAATGATGAAAGTTTATTTGATCAGCGTTATTTTCCTATTTCTATAGGCGTGGCAAACGTGCTGGAATATATAAATCAGTTGAAATATCACCCTGCTTATATTACTAGCGCTGCTGAAGGCGAAGGATTTTGTGAGTTATCTAGTTATATTTTGAAAAGCTTGCACATCTCAAGCTAG
- a CDS encoding DevA family ABC transporter ATP-binding protein, which yields MMEKEPVIAIKNLNHFYGKGSLRKQILFDINLDIYPGEIVIMTGPSGSGKTTLLSLIGGLRSVQEGSLKFLGEELIGVSQSKLVQMRRNIGYIFQAHNLLGFLTAKQNVQMAVELNDNISQTEAVAKSKAMLGSVGLEERVDYYPDNLSGGQKQRIAIARALVNRPPLVLADEPTAALDKQSGRDVVEIMQSLAKNQGTTILLVTHDNRILDIADRIVEMEDGLLTRNSPNTVIQS from the coding sequence ATGATGGAAAAAGAACCTGTAATCGCCATTAAAAATCTCAATCACTTCTATGGCAAAGGCTCACTGAGAAAACAGATATTATTTGATATCAACCTAGATATTTATCCAGGTGAGATTGTGATTATGACCGGGCCATCAGGTTCAGGTAAAACAACCTTACTGAGCTTAATTGGTGGTTTGCGGTCTGTACAAGAAGGAAGTTTAAAATTTTTAGGTGAAGAACTTATTGGCGTCAGTCAAAGCAAATTAGTGCAGATGCGACGCAACATTGGTTATATTTTCCAAGCTCACAATTTGCTAGGTTTCTTGACAGCCAAGCAAAATGTGCAAATGGCAGTAGAATTGAACGATAATATTTCTCAAACAGAAGCAGTGGCTAAATCAAAAGCTATGCTGGGGTCTGTTGGTCTAGAAGAACGAGTTGATTACTACCCAGACAATCTTTCTGGTGGACAAAAACAAAGAATTGCGATCGCTCGCGCCTTAGTGAACCGTCCTCCTTTGGTACTAGCAGACGAACCAACAGCAGCATTAGACAAACAATCAGGACGCGATGTTGTAGAAATAATGCAGAGTCTAGCCAAAAATCAGGGAACTACTATCTTATTGGTGACACACGACAACCGGATTTTAGACATAGCCGATCGCATTGTCGAAATGGAAGATGGTCTTTTAACCCGTAATTCCCCCAATACAGTTATTCAGTCATGA
- the devC gene encoding ABC transporter permease DevC → MNQKIPLSWLQLTREKTRLAVALAGIAFADILMFMQLGFRDALYYSNVRFHNSLQGDIVLINSQSNAILAMRSFSQRRLYKALELPAVQSVHPIYLDFTIWKNPVTGRPRSILIFGMNPETNLVNLPGVQENLDKLKLPDVVLFDRSSRVEYGPIATNYDQGKPVTAEVRRRRIKVGGLFTLGASFGADGNLITSDLNFFRIFSNRQKGLIDIGLIRLKPGADANVVAQQLRKYLPNEVNVLTKQEFIDFERSYWANSTAIGFIFTLGTVMGFIVGTVIVYQILYTEVADHLAEYATLKAIGYTQNYLLTVILQEALLLAVLGYFPGIVFALFMYDSARNATLLPVFMSFERATMVLILTMLMCIISGAIAVRKLRSADPADIF, encoded by the coding sequence ATGAATCAAAAAATACCTCTATCGTGGCTACAACTGACAAGAGAAAAAACTCGTCTGGCTGTTGCTTTAGCAGGAATTGCTTTTGCCGATATTTTAATGTTTATGCAACTCGGCTTCCGAGATGCTCTGTATTATAGTAACGTTAGATTCCATAACAGCTTGCAAGGCGATATTGTTTTAATTAATAGTCAATCTAACGCTATATTGGCGATGAGAAGCTTTTCTCAACGACGATTATATAAAGCTTTAGAATTACCCGCAGTTCAATCAGTACATCCGATCTATTTGGACTTTACAATTTGGAAAAATCCTGTTACAGGTCGTCCTCGGAGTATCCTAATTTTTGGAATGAACCCAGAAACTAACCTAGTTAACTTACCTGGAGTTCAGGAAAATTTAGATAAACTTAAACTACCTGATGTCGTTCTATTTGACCGTTCTTCTAGAGTAGAGTATGGGCCGATCGCTACTAATTATGATCAAGGAAAGCCTGTAACAGCAGAAGTACGAAGGCGGCGAATTAAAGTAGGAGGACTCTTTACATTAGGTGCATCATTTGGTGCAGATGGTAATTTAATTACGAGCGATCTCAACTTTTTCCGAATATTCAGTAATCGTCAAAAAGGATTAATTGATATTGGGCTAATTAGATTAAAGCCGGGAGCAGATGCTAATGTTGTTGCCCAACAATTACGAAAGTATTTACCTAATGAAGTAAATGTTTTAACTAAACAAGAATTCATTGATTTTGAGCGGAGCTACTGGGCGAATAGTACAGCTATTGGCTTTATTTTCACATTAGGGACTGTCATGGGTTTCATTGTGGGGACTGTGATTGTTTATCAAATTCTTTATACAGAAGTCGCAGACCACTTAGCTGAGTACGCTACTCTCAAGGCGATAGGTTACACGCAAAACTATTTATTGACGGTCATTCTTCAAGAAGCTTTATTACTAGCAGTTTTAGGCTATTTTCCTGGAATAGTTTTTGCCTTATTTATGTATGATAGTGCCAGAAATGCAACACTCTTACCAGTTTTTATGAGTTTTGAACGAGCTACAATGGTATTGATTTTGACTATGCTAATGTGTATTATTTCTGGTGCGATCGCAGTTAGAAAATTACGCTCTGCCGATCCAGCAGATATCTTTTAA